Proteins encoded within one genomic window of Streptomyces taklimakanensis:
- a CDS encoding class I SAM-dependent methyltransferase, with product MTYLSPLGYLLGIEGAALLRGIKEGRADRAFVETRIAEIRTLLDVPALAHAEGVTAQPGTISAADVYQEWAPHYDAPGNQMIDVEQPVVRRILDSLPVGAALDAACGTGRHTTYLHELGHDVIGVDASPEMLAQARMGLPDVDFHEAELHRLPLPDNAVDTVVCALALTHVPDLAAVLAEFARVLRPGGNLVISDAHLLVSYLRPTLACRPGPDGHPSLLTEYHRPLSAYLAAALPLGFQVRHCEEPRRPRHSLDSGTAPDSLPTHMSWDLLHWCPEASAAALDDSPIVVVWHLQFDGTWKG from the coding sequence ATGACGTATCTGAGTCCCCTGGGATATCTGCTGGGCATCGAGGGTGCTGCTTTGCTGCGTGGTATCAAGGAAGGGAGAGCCGACCGGGCGTTCGTCGAGACACGGATCGCCGAGATCCGCACCCTGCTGGATGTGCCCGCCCTTGCGCATGCTGAAGGAGTCACGGCGCAGCCGGGCACGATCAGCGCGGCCGACGTCTACCAGGAGTGGGCGCCGCATTACGACGCCCCCGGCAACCAGATGATCGACGTCGAGCAGCCCGTTGTCCGGCGCATCCTGGACAGCCTGCCTGTCGGCGCGGCGTTGGACGCGGCCTGCGGGACCGGCCGTCACACCACCTACCTGCATGAGCTCGGCCACGATGTGATCGGTGTCGACGCCTCGCCCGAAATGCTCGCCCAGGCCCGCATGGGCCTGCCAGATGTCGACTTTCATGAGGCCGAGCTGCATCGGTTGCCGCTTCCCGACAACGCGGTTGACACCGTCGTCTGCGCGCTCGCCCTGACTCACGTCCCCGATCTGGCCGCCGTGTTGGCCGAGTTCGCGCGTGTCTTGCGCCCTGGCGGGAACCTTGTGATCTCGGATGCCCACCTGCTGGTGTCCTACCTCCGGCCGACCCTGGCCTGCCGTCCCGGCCCGGACGGCCACCCGTCCCTCCTCACCGAATACCACCGCCCGCTCAGCGCCTACCTCGCCGCAGCCCTCCCACTGGGCTTCCAGGTCCGGCACTGCGAGGAACCCCGCCGCCCACGCCACTCCCTCGACTCCGGCACCGCCCCGGATTCACTCCCGACCCACATGTCCTGGGACCTGTTGCACTGGTGCCCGGAAGCGTCGGCCGCGGCCTTGGACGATTCCCCGATCGTGGTCGTCTGGCATCTCCAATTCGACGGCACATGGAAGGGGTGA
- a CDS encoding transposase: MHKEALRGWVRQAETDRGERDDRLTTAEREELKQLRKENAELRRANEILKAASAFFAAELDRPRTRPTR; the protein is encoded by the coding sequence ATCCACAAGGAGGCCCTGCGTGGCTGGGTCCGCCAGGCTGAGACCGACCGCGGCGAGCGGGACGATCGGCTCACCACTGCCGAACGTGAGGAGCTGAAGCAACTTCGCAAGGAGAACGCGGAGTTGAGGCGGGCGAATGAGATCCTGAAGGCCGCCAGCGCGTTTTTTGCGGCGGAACTCGACCGTCCCCGGACGAGGCCGACCAGGTGA
- a CDS encoding GDSL-type esterase/lipase family protein, which produces MTTEQNLITTHITADFLRGHLDVEETAHGLLPHRLPAWARRRIPDDLLAVAEAQPSGVRLAFRTSATTIRLDTLPTKRVYRGFPPPPDGIYDLLVDGRLTAQATVDGGNLRTITDMQTQTAELTPGPVGTAHFTDLPTGGKDIEIWLPHAEITEVIALRTDAPVESAPDKGRRVWLHHGSSISHGSNAVFPSTIWPALAASAGDVELINLGFGGSALVDPFIARAMRDTPADLISLKLGINVVNSDAMRLRAFVPAIHGFLDTIREGHPTTPLLLVSPILCPTHENTPGPLMPDLSGGTLKFKATGDPAETAAGRLTLTIVRDVLADTVKQRSVEDPNLHYLDGLDLYGESDHDEFPLPDAVHPSPEGHRRIGENFAKLVFANNGPFAITTG; this is translated from the coding sequence ATGACCACTGAACAGAACCTGATCACCACCCATATCACCGCCGACTTCCTGCGCGGGCACCTCGACGTGGAAGAGACTGCCCACGGTCTGCTGCCGCACCGGCTGCCTGCCTGGGCGCGCCGCCGGATCCCCGACGACCTGCTGGCCGTGGCCGAGGCCCAGCCCTCCGGTGTCCGGCTGGCCTTCCGTACCAGTGCCACCACCATCCGCCTGGACACCCTGCCCACCAAACGCGTCTATCGGGGCTTCCCGCCCCCGCCGGACGGTATCTACGACCTCTTGGTCGACGGCCGCCTCACGGCCCAGGCCACCGTGGACGGCGGGAACCTGCGCACCATCACTGACATGCAGACCCAGACTGCGGAACTCACTCCGGGCCCCGTCGGCACCGCCCATTTCACCGACCTCCCCACCGGCGGGAAGGACATCGAGATCTGGCTCCCGCACGCGGAGATCACCGAGGTCATCGCCCTGCGCACCGACGCCCCCGTCGAGTCCGCCCCGGACAAGGGGCGCCGGGTGTGGCTGCACCACGGCAGCTCTATCAGCCACGGATCCAACGCCGTCTTCCCCAGCACCATCTGGCCCGCCCTGGCCGCCTCCGCAGGCGATGTGGAGCTGATCAACCTCGGATTCGGCGGCAGCGCACTGGTCGACCCGTTCATCGCCCGCGCGATGCGCGACACCCCCGCAGACCTGATCAGCCTCAAGCTCGGCATCAACGTCGTCAACAGCGACGCCATGCGCTTGCGTGCCTTCGTCCCCGCTATCCACGGCTTCCTCGACACCATCCGCGAGGGCCACCCCACAACCCCCTTGCTCCTGGTCTCTCCCATCCTGTGTCCGACCCACGAGAACACTCCCGGACCTCTCATGCCGGACCTTTCCGGTGGAACTCTGAAGTTCAAGGCCACCGGTGATCCGGCCGAGACCGCCGCCGGACGGCTGACGCTCACGATCGTCCGCGACGTTTTGGCCGACACCGTCAAGCAGCGGTCCGTCGAGGACCCCAACCTCCACTACCTCGACGGACTCGACCTCTACGGCGAGAGCGACCACGACGAGTTCCCCCTGCCGGACGCGGTCCACCCCAGCCCCGAAGGACACCGCCGCATCGGCGAGAACTTCGCCAAGCTCGTCTTCGCAAACAACGGGCCCTTCGCCATCACGACTGGCTGA
- the uppS gene encoding polyprenyl diphosphate synthase — MSAYEEAGITTPELCESYARCEEVGQRLSGLLWTATESLPAEIRPHVRALVAYWHTTDGIADEGRLAGRGARLARWCADSLAEVRAGHSEHPLRRALVHTVRSRELDVALLEEFLDAVRRDSATPPVFGTAADLRRYLRSVTGAPSGLLAPLLAPRPREAVDLLRVLGEACQMADILQDFPIDLGRGRCYLPEEDLGRLGLRPGDLLDPTRRDALDELVGVQVARTRDLLIQATPVTGKLHASCRPFAHGLLLGVEHVLDQADHLGARVLAEGIDRNALLSHQASGSPTFPVPKRIPGHVAVIMDGNRRWAAAHGLPASDGHVAGARAALRLVHSALRLGVPQLSVFAFSTENWIRSTEEVTNLFATMTEGLTLFARWMQERGIRVRWCGRRDRLDPSLASTLAIVENMTSRNTTLTLNIFADYGGREEIASAARALAAEAVAGRIQPQRIGPEDVARSLYTPDLPDVDLLIRTSGEQRLSNFLPWHLAYAEFVFEPVHWPDFGHRHLRDAIDTYAGRLRRFGGAAADPAQPAGTEGIPRQPTAETTGTP, encoded by the coding sequence GTGTCCGCATACGAGGAAGCCGGCATCACCACACCGGAGCTGTGCGAATCGTACGCTCGGTGCGAGGAGGTGGGGCAGCGGTTGTCCGGGCTGCTCTGGACGGCCACGGAGTCGCTGCCCGCCGAGATTCGGCCGCATGTCCGCGCACTCGTCGCCTACTGGCACACGACCGATGGCATAGCCGACGAGGGTCGCCTCGCCGGCCGTGGGGCGCGGCTGGCACGGTGGTGCGCCGACTCGCTGGCCGAGGTGCGCGCGGGGCACAGCGAGCATCCGCTCCGGCGGGCGTTGGTGCACACCGTCCGCAGCCGGGAGCTGGACGTCGCGCTGCTGGAGGAGTTCCTGGACGCCGTCCGGAGGGACAGCGCGACCCCGCCCGTGTTCGGCACGGCCGCGGACCTGCGACGCTACCTGCGGAGTGTGACCGGCGCGCCCAGCGGACTGCTGGCCCCGCTGCTGGCGCCCCGCCCCCGGGAGGCGGTGGATCTGCTGCGGGTGCTGGGCGAGGCGTGCCAGATGGCGGACATCCTCCAGGACTTCCCGATCGACCTCGGCCGGGGCCGGTGCTACCTGCCGGAAGAGGATCTGGGCAGGCTCGGTCTGCGCCCCGGCGACCTCCTGGACCCCACGCGCCGGGACGCGTTGGACGAACTGGTCGGAGTCCAGGTCGCCCGTACCCGTGACCTGCTGATCCAGGCCACACCGGTTACAGGGAAGCTGCACGCGTCATGCCGGCCGTTCGCCCACGGCCTCCTCCTCGGAGTGGAGCACGTGCTGGACCAAGCCGACCACCTGGGAGCACGGGTGCTGGCCGAGGGCATCGACCGGAACGCGCTGCTCAGCCACCAGGCGAGCGGTTCTCCGACCTTCCCCGTGCCGAAGCGCATACCCGGTCATGTCGCCGTGATCATGGACGGGAACCGACGGTGGGCCGCGGCACACGGCCTACCCGCGTCCGACGGTCACGTCGCCGGTGCGCGGGCCGCGCTGCGGCTGGTCCACTCCGCGCTGCGGCTGGGTGTGCCCCAGCTGAGTGTGTTCGCGTTCTCCACCGAGAACTGGATCCGCAGCACGGAGGAAGTGACCAATCTGTTCGCCACGATGACCGAGGGACTCACCCTGTTCGCCCGGTGGATGCAGGAGCGCGGCATCCGGGTGCGGTGGTGCGGGCGGCGCGACCGGTTGGACCCGTCGCTGGCGTCCACGCTGGCGATCGTCGAGAACATGACGTCCCGCAACACGACGCTGACACTGAACATCTTCGCCGACTACGGCGGACGCGAGGAGATCGCCTCCGCCGCGCGCGCCCTGGCCGCCGAGGCGGTCGCCGGAAGGATCCAGCCGCAGCGGATCGGCCCCGAGGACGTCGCCAGGAGTCTGTACACGCCCGACCTGCCCGACGTCGACCTGCTGATCCGCACCTCCGGGGAGCAGCGGCTCAGCAACTTCCTGCCTTGGCACCTGGCCTACGCCGAGTTCGTGTTCGAGCCGGTGCACTGGCCCGACTTCGGTCACCGGCACCTGCGGGACGCCATCGACACCTACGCCGGCCGGCTGCGCCGCTTCGGTGGTGCCGCCGCCGACCCGGCGCAGCCGGCCGGCACCGAGGGCATCCCGCGTCAACCGACTGCGGAGACGACCGGGACTCCTTGA
- a CDS encoding DUF6207 family protein: MPTSCAPEGRTAALGPRHPKWAPRRHLHPAAVVHAASGSPGFSRSPAVVEIAAADEETAPAVQELPAAPCDRTGRPYEPGARRAR, translated from the coding sequence ATGCCGACTTCCTGCGCACCTGAAGGACGGACTGCCGCACTCGGCCCGCGACACCCCAAGTGGGCGCCCCGCCGGCACCTTCACCCAGCCGCTGTCGTCCACGCGGCGTCAGGCTCGCCCGGCTTCTCGCGGTCTCCGGCTGTAGTGGAGATCGCGGCAGCCGATGAGGAAACCGCGCCCGCGGTCCAGGAGTTGCCCGCCGCTCCGTGCGATCGCACTGGCAGACCGTACGAGCCTGGAGCCCGGCGAGCCCGGTGA
- a CDS encoding zinc-dependent alcohol dehydrogenase family protein, with translation MRGAVIHAPGDVRVETVDDPKILKPTDAVIRTAVTCVCGSDLWPYRGAEPIGDPHPMGHEYVGFVEEVGSEVTSVKPGQFVVGSFATSDNTCANCRNGFPSSCLHREFMSTCQAEYVHIPNAQGTLVATGEVPDEEFWPGLLAVSDVMGTGWWAADAAEVRPGSTAVVVGDGAVGLCGVIAAKEMGAERIIAMSRHEPRQKLAREFGATDIVTERGEEGVERIKELTGGIGADSVLECVGTAEAVRQALHSARPGGNVGFVGVPHDVAIDGQELFFSHVGLRGGPAPVRRYLPDLIDRVLSGRIDPGKVFDLTLPLEQVAEGYKAMDERRAVKTLLKP, from the coding sequence ATGCGCGGCGCAGTGATACACGCTCCCGGTGACGTCCGGGTCGAGACCGTGGACGACCCCAAGATCCTGAAGCCGACCGACGCGGTCATCCGCACGGCCGTGACCTGTGTGTGCGGCTCGGACCTGTGGCCCTACCGCGGCGCTGAGCCGATCGGCGACCCGCACCCGATGGGCCACGAGTACGTCGGTTTCGTGGAGGAGGTCGGCTCCGAGGTCACCTCGGTGAAGCCGGGCCAGTTCGTCGTCGGCTCCTTCGCCACCTCGGACAACACCTGCGCCAACTGCCGCAACGGCTTCCCGTCGAGCTGCCTGCACCGCGAGTTCATGTCGACCTGCCAGGCCGAGTACGTGCACATCCCCAACGCCCAGGGCACCCTGGTCGCCACCGGCGAGGTGCCGGACGAGGAGTTCTGGCCGGGGCTGCTGGCCGTGTCCGACGTGATGGGTACCGGCTGGTGGGCTGCGGACGCCGCCGAGGTAAGGCCCGGCTCGACGGCCGTGGTCGTCGGCGACGGCGCGGTCGGCCTGTGCGGGGTGATCGCCGCCAAGGAGATGGGCGCCGAGCGGATCATCGCCATGTCCCGGCACGAGCCCCGACAGAAGCTCGCGCGGGAGTTCGGCGCCACCGACATCGTCACCGAGCGCGGAGAGGAGGGCGTCGAGCGGATCAAGGAGCTGACCGGCGGGATCGGCGCGGACAGCGTGCTGGAGTGCGTCGGCACCGCCGAGGCTGTGCGGCAGGCCCTGCACTCGGCCCGGCCGGGCGGCAACGTCGGCTTCGTCGGCGTACCCCACGACGTCGCGATCGACGGGCAGGAGCTGTTCTTCTCCCACGTCGGCCTGCGCGGCGGCCCCGCCCCCGTACGCCGCTACCTGCCCGACCTGATCGACCGCGTCCTGTCCGGCCGGATCGACCCGGGCAAGGTCTTCGACCTCACCCTGCCCCTGGAGCAGGTCGCCGAGGGCTACAAGGCCATGGACGAACGCCGCGCCGTCAAGACCCTCCTCAAGCCCTGA
- a CDS encoding IS110 family transposase: MTDQHPESEVFAGVDTHTDTHHAAVVDPLGRPVADREFPTTTQGYRALLAWLGSFGVVRTVGVECTGSYGAGLTGVLTVAGLMVVEVNVPDRGTRHARGTSDAIDAYAAARAAASGRAHATPKSRTGTVEALRQLRVARASAVKARTQAMNQLTGPRVTAPASLRQTLTGLARTALVRTCLRLRPGADLADPAQAARFALRQPARRIRMLTEPLSS; this comes from the coding sequence ATGACCGATCAGCACCCCGAGAGCGAAGTCTTCGCCGGGGTCGACACCCACACCGACACCCACCACGCCGCGGTGGTCGACCCGCTGGGGCGGCCTGTGGCCGACCGGGAGTTTCCCACCACCACGCAGGGCTACCGCGCCCTGCTGGCGTGGCTCGGCTCGTTCGGTGTCGTGCGGACGGTAGGCGTGGAGTGCACTGGTTCCTACGGGGCCGGGCTGACCGGCGTGCTGACCGTGGCCGGCCTGATGGTGGTCGAGGTCAACGTCCCCGACCGTGGCACTCGCCACGCTCGCGGCACGTCCGACGCGATCGACGCCTACGCTGCCGCCCGGGCAGCGGCCTCGGGACGGGCCCACGCCACCCCCAAGTCCCGCACCGGCACGGTGGAGGCGCTTCGCCAGTTGCGTGTGGCCCGCGCGTCGGCCGTCAAGGCCAGAACCCAGGCGATGAACCAGCTCACCGGCCCGCGGGTGACCGCTCCCGCATCCCTGCGCCAAACCCTGACCGGGCTGGCCCGCACCGCTTTGGTCCGCACCTGCCTACGACTGCGGCCCGGAGCCGACCTGGCCGACCCCGCCCAGGCCGCCCGTTTCGCTCTGCGTCAGCCGGCGCGCCGCATCCGCATGCTCACTGAACCTCTTTCATCCTGA
- a CDS encoding IS3 family transposase (programmed frameshift): MVMKNYPPQFKADAVALYQSRPEATIRQVAADLGINPETLRNWVRAAGASRPRGRRTEAPAERVTPLEAENAALRKKVRELEEEREILRKAAKYFAGGDALVNRFRFVADHHRRYGVKRLCTILGIARSSFYYWRSTAADRAARQAADARLAARIRAVHRESDGTYGVPRITAELRDDGERVNHKRIARVMRSIGLAGVRLRRRHRTTVADPAAAKAPDLIGRDFTAGEPNTKYVGDITYLPLESGKFLYLATVIDLASRRLAGWAIADHMRTDLVTDTLTAAERTRGSLAGAVLHTDHGAQYTSAAFADACRQAGVRQSMSAIGSSADNALAESINATFKRETLQGRKTWSTEGEARLDAFGWLNRYNTRRRHSRLGHRSPIAYETALDTTSTTLTQAA, translated from the exons GTGGTCATGAAGAACTATCCGCCGCAGTTCAAGGCGGACGCGGTCGCGCTGTACCAGTCGCGGCCCGAGGCGACGATCCGACAGGTCGCCGCCGATCTGGGAATCAACCCCGAGACCCTGCGCAACTGGGTCCGGGCAGCCGGCGCGAGCCGGCCCCGGGGACGCCGGACAGAGGCACCCGCCGAGCGGGTGACACCGCTGGAGGCGGAGAACGCCGCTCTGCGCAAGAAGGTCCGTGAGCTGGAGGAGGAACGCGAGATCCTGCGTAAGGCGGCCAAGTATTTCGCCGGGG GAGACGCGCTGGTGAACCGCTTCCGGTTCGTCGCCGACCACCACCGCCGCTACGGCGTGAAGCGGCTGTGCACCATCCTGGGCATCGCCCGCTCCAGCTTCTACTACTGGCGGTCGACGGCCGCGGACCGGGCCGCCCGGCAGGCGGCCGACGCCCGCCTTGCCGCCCGGATACGGGCCGTGCACCGTGAGTCGGACGGCACCTACGGCGTCCCCAGGATCACCGCCGAACTTCGCGACGACGGCGAGCGAGTCAACCACAAGCGGATCGCGCGAGTGATGCGGAGCATCGGCCTGGCAGGCGTGCGGCTACGTCGCAGGCACCGCACCACGGTTGCGGACCCGGCCGCGGCGAAGGCCCCGGACCTGATCGGCCGCGACTTCACCGCAGGCGAGCCCAACACGAAGTACGTCGGCGACATCACCTATCTCCCGCTGGAGAGCGGGAAGTTCCTGTATCTGGCCACGGTCATCGACCTCGCCTCACGGCGCCTGGCCGGCTGGGCCATCGCGGACCACATGCGCACCGACCTCGTCACCGACACCCTGACCGCCGCCGAACGGACCCGCGGCAGCCTCGCCGGAGCGGTCCTGCACACCGACCACGGAGCCCAGTACACCAGCGCCGCCTTCGCCGACGCCTGCCGCCAGGCCGGCGTCCGCCAGTCCATGAGCGCGATCGGCTCCAGCGCGGACAACGCACTCGCCGAGTCCATCAACGCGACCTTCAAACGCGAGACGCTCCAAGGCCGCAAAACCTGGTCCACCGAGGGCGAGGCCCGCCTCGACGCGTTCGGCTGGCTCAACCGCTACAACACCCGACGCCGTCACTCCCGCCTCGGACACCGCAGTCCCATCGCCTACGAGACAGCACTCGACACAACATCAACTACCCTGACCCAAGCCGCATAG
- a CDS encoding DUF6928 family protein: protein MGAKTGLLVYADGDVPELLRRVGTADLDRTVAMMRRLYPGREIEQCEGSNLWDGVYPPEGTVCAANWPGVEVIGDQEVMIDAPSELPEHLVAASAGRRLVLHAMHSVVDWLAFAVWEDGRLVRSLSLSPDSGIIENIGEPLPFELPYWAGDRPADIIPWPGEEEEPYALPFHPLELGEEALRALCGFIQEGRPEPDDVDADAIELYGFHVRAPHGPDLAEQEAELLRTVETMDSPRFYTLSSDGSLVERDGF, encoded by the coding sequence GCCAGAGTTGCTACGGCGTGTGGGGACAGCGGACCTTGACCGGACGGTCGCCATGATGCGGCGGCTCTACCCGGGCCGGGAGATCGAGCAGTGCGAGGGCTCGAACCTCTGGGACGGCGTGTACCCGCCGGAGGGGACGGTGTGCGCAGCGAACTGGCCGGGCGTGGAGGTCATCGGTGATCAGGAAGTGATGATCGATGCCCCCTCCGAGCTCCCGGAACACCTCGTGGCGGCGAGTGCCGGCCGACGGCTCGTCCTGCACGCCATGCACAGCGTCGTCGACTGGCTGGCGTTCGCCGTGTGGGAGGACGGTCGCCTCGTCCGCTCCCTGAGCCTGTCGCCGGACAGCGGCATCATCGAGAACATCGGCGAACCGCTTCCCTTCGAACTGCCCTACTGGGCCGGCGACCGCCCAGCGGACATCATTCCCTGGCCCGGCGAGGAAGAAGAGCCGTACGCCCTGCCCTTCCATCCCTTGGAGCTGGGCGAGGAGGCGCTGCGGGCGCTCTGCGGGTTCATCCAGGAGGGCCGTCCCGAGCCCGACGACGTCGATGCGGATGCCATCGAGCTGTACGGATTCCACGTGCGAGCCCCACACGGGCCCGACCTCGCCGAGCAGGAAGCGGAACTGCTCAGAACCGTGGAGACCATGGATTCGCCGCGCTTCTACACACTGAGTTCTGACGGCTCGCTGGTCGAACGCGACGGCTTTTAG
- a CDS encoding helix-turn-helix domain-containing protein: MDNQAEVREFLTSRRAKITPEQAGLPAGSRRRVPGLRRSEVAALADVSVEYYAKLERGNLAGASPAVLEAVARALRLDDAERAHLMNLAQAADGSDALTRPRRTTRAWTAHRSLQWTLDAVTAGPAFVRNGRMDLLATNQLARAFYDDVYATAGNQANLARFQFLDPASRRFYPDWDLAADIAVAILRTEAGRNPHDKDLHDLVGELSTRSDAFRTRWGAHNVRHHGTGTKRFHHHAVGDLTLAYEGLEMAAEPGLTLTIYTAEPGSASEEGLSLLSSWAATPQAPAPHSSD, encoded by the coding sequence GTGGACAACCAGGCAGAGGTCCGCGAGTTCCTCACCTCGCGGCGCGCGAAGATCACCCCCGAGCAGGCAGGACTGCCCGCAGGCAGCCGCCGGCGGGTGCCCGGCCTGCGCCGCAGCGAGGTCGCCGCGCTCGCCGACGTGAGCGTGGAGTACTACGCCAAGCTCGAGCGCGGCAACCTCGCCGGAGCCTCCCCGGCCGTCCTCGAAGCCGTCGCCCGCGCCCTCCGGCTCGACGACGCCGAGCGCGCCCACCTGATGAACCTGGCCCAGGCCGCCGACGGCTCCGACGCCCTCACCCGGCCCCGCCGCACCACCCGGGCCTGGACCGCGCACCGAAGCCTGCAATGGACCCTGGACGCCGTCACCGCCGGCCCGGCCTTCGTCCGCAACGGCCGCATGGACCTCCTCGCCACCAACCAGCTCGCCCGCGCCTTCTACGACGACGTCTACGCCACAGCCGGCAACCAGGCCAACCTGGCCCGGTTCCAGTTCCTCGACCCCGCCTCGCGCCGCTTCTACCCCGACTGGGACCTGGCCGCCGACATCGCCGTGGCCATCCTGCGCACCGAAGCCGGCCGCAACCCGCACGACAAGGACCTGCACGACCTCGTCGGCGAGCTGTCCACCCGCAGCGACGCCTTCCGTACCCGCTGGGGCGCCCACAACGTCCGCCACCACGGCACTGGCACCAAACGTTTCCACCACCACGCCGTCGGCGACCTCACCCTCGCCTACGAGGGCCTGGAAATGGCCGCCGAACCCGGCCTCACTCTCACCATCTACACCGCCGAACCCGGTTCTGCCTCCGAAGAGGGCCTAAGCCTGCTCTCCTCCTGGGCCGCCACGCCCCAGGCCCCGGCACCACACTCAAGCGATTGA
- a CDS encoding trypsin-like serine protease, which translates to MRYGRTSLWAASSALAAAMALVGTLAPGASAEQQRDGNSEKSVPISQAVGADNLRKMNEQRPLVAAASILAKAQERGHYEGYTGIGLQEDHVTLWWKGDLPEPVQRAAERARRTAPVHIVAADHSLAELKDASELLQARLEKDPSLGHSVKIPTDGSGLVLAQDTTRAARTASVAQDHSTVDRIAGVSVKTINEEPLQERSRVNDGAPWSGGAQINFNGGACTAGFGVRDASATYLLTAEHCGRSGNRFTNPQGTYIGTSTKSSDAHDVMLIPTNSDNFMYTGGPDSDAGVRVDGWDHVFPGEYLCQSGITSARATGGPVCNMKVLFFYNDSEDLVEAEQMDGREAARSGDSGGPIYTASATGGAIAKGTVTRSAGARLGFQDFYTATRDFGIWINR; encoded by the coding sequence ATGAGATACGGCAGAACCAGCCTGTGGGCTGCGAGTTCGGCCCTGGCCGCGGCGATGGCGCTCGTCGGCACCCTCGCCCCGGGCGCCAGCGCCGAGCAGCAGCGCGACGGTAACAGCGAGAAAAGCGTCCCGATCTCACAGGCCGTCGGCGCCGACAACCTGCGGAAGATGAACGAGCAGCGACCCCTCGTCGCCGCTGCGAGCATCCTGGCCAAGGCCCAGGAGCGGGGCCACTACGAGGGCTACACGGGCATCGGCCTTCAGGAAGACCACGTCACCCTGTGGTGGAAGGGCGACCTGCCCGAGCCCGTACAGCGGGCCGCGGAGCGGGCCCGCAGAACCGCCCCCGTGCACATCGTCGCCGCAGACCACTCGCTGGCCGAACTCAAGGACGCCTCTGAGCTGTTACAAGCCCGGCTGGAGAAGGACCCCTCGCTCGGCCACAGCGTCAAGATCCCCACTGACGGCAGCGGACTGGTCCTGGCACAGGACACCACCCGCGCAGCACGCACCGCCTCCGTCGCGCAGGACCACAGCACGGTCGACCGGATCGCCGGCGTGTCCGTGAAGACGATCAACGAGGAGCCTCTCCAGGAACGCTCGCGTGTGAACGACGGTGCGCCGTGGTCGGGCGGAGCACAGATAAACTTCAATGGCGGGGCGTGCACGGCCGGGTTCGGTGTGCGTGACGCAAGCGCGACCTACCTGCTCACCGCTGAGCACTGCGGTCGGAGCGGCAATCGGTTCACCAACCCGCAAGGCACCTACATCGGCACCTCCACCAAGTCCAGTGACGCCCACGACGTGATGCTCATCCCCACGAACTCCGACAACTTCATGTACACCGGGGGACCCGACAGCGACGCGGGCGTGCGGGTCGACGGCTGGGACCACGTCTTCCCGGGTGAGTACCTGTGCCAGTCCGGAATCACCAGCGCACGGGCCACGGGCGGCCCGGTCTGCAACATGAAGGTCCTCTTCTTCTACAACGACTCCGAAGACCTGGTGGAGGCGGAGCAGATGGACGGCCGGGAGGCGGCCCGCAGCGGTGACAGCGGCGGCCCGATCTACACCGCCTCGGCCACCGGCGGCGCGATCGCCAAGGGCACGGTGACCCGTAGTGCGGGGGCGCGCCTGGGCTTCCAGGACTTCTACACGGCCACGCGGGACTTCGGCATCTGGATCAACAGGTAG
- a CDS encoding cupin domain-containing protein produces the protein MQITRSSIDTVKGPADWFTDDVYIDAVAAAPAPSRVTASLVHFMPGARTHWHRHPLGQTVFVTEGIGLCRRRGGPVEVIRPGDRVLFEADEEHWHGAAPNRLMVHMAINEGDDDHAAVHWQAPVTDEEYHATPATR, from the coding sequence GTGCAGATCACCCGCAGCTCGATCGACACCGTCAAGGGCCCGGCCGACTGGTTCACCGACGACGTCTACATCGACGCCGTCGCCGCCGCTCCCGCCCCCTCCCGGGTCACCGCATCCCTGGTGCACTTCATGCCCGGGGCGCGGACCCACTGGCATCGCCACCCCCTGGGGCAGACCGTCTTCGTCACCGAAGGGATCGGTCTGTGCCGGCGCCGGGGCGGACCGGTGGAGGTCATCCGGCCCGGCGACCGCGTCCTGTTCGAAGCGGACGAGGAGCACTGGCACGGCGCCGCCCCGAACCGGCTGATGGTCCACATGGCCATCAACGAGGGCGACGACGACCACGCCGCCGTGCACTGGCAGGCCCCCGTCACCGACGAGGAGTACCACGCCACCCCAGCCACCAGGTGA